A genomic stretch from Festucalex cinctus isolate MCC-2025b chromosome 13, RoL_Fcin_1.0, whole genome shotgun sequence includes:
- the LOC144033547 gene encoding alpha-(1,3)-fucosyltransferase 4-like: MACSCTTKWIWLNYESPSHTAALRRLEGRFNLTMSYRADSDIFLPYGYLVQKHGDGQPLSEPSRSSRPGLVAWVVSNWVDSQARVAFYLQLSRYIQVDVFGRAGRGIPEGLGSVVRLVKHYNFYLALENSQHTDYITEKLWNAVLAGAVPVVLGPGRKNYERFLPPEAFIHVDDFPSVEALARYLLLLRRDPARLMGHLRWRTGFGLRQPAFWGEHYCTACRALRKTRGRTHVVQDLTGWFES; the protein is encoded by the exons ATGGCGTGCTCGTGCACCACC AAGTGGATCTGGCTCAACTACGAGTCGCCGTCGCACACGGCGGCCCTGCGGCGCCTGGAGGGGCGCTTCAACCTCACTATGAGCTACCGCGCCGACTCGGACATCTTCCTCCCCTATGGCTACCTGGTCCAGAAACACGGTGACGGACAGCCGCTGTCAGAACCTTCCAGAAGTTCTCGTCCTGGCCTGGTCGCGTGGGTGGTGAGCAACTGGGTGGATTCGCAGGCCCGCGTGGCCTTCTACTTGCAGCTCAGCCGGTACATCCAGGTGGACGTGTTCGGCCGAGCCGGACGCGGTATTCCCGAAGGCCTGGGAAGCGTGGTGCGGCTAGTAAAGCACTACAACTTCTATTTAGCCCTGGAGAACTCTCAACACACGGACTACATCACGGAGAAGCTGTGGAACGCCGTGCTGGCCGGCGCCGTGCCGGTGGTCCTGGGCCCCGGCCGGAAGAACTACGAGCGCTTCCTGCCGCCCGAGGCCTTCATCCACGTGGATGACTTCCCCTCGGTCGAAGCTCTGGCCCGGTACCTGCTGTTGCTCAGGCGGGACCCGGCACGGCTGATGGGGCACCTGCGCTGGAGAACGGGCTTCGGACTGCGCCAACCCGCCTTCTGGGGAGAACATTACTGCACCGCCTGCAGGGCGTTGAGGAAGACCAGAGGACGCACTCACGTGGTCCAGGACTTGACTGGATGGTTTGAGTCCTGA